TGTCCGGATAGATGCCAGCTCGTGACGAATCACTTCAACGGATTTATCCATTTTGGCTTTGCATTCCTTATACAATGATTCCAGCATTCTTAACCTCCTAAGATTGTTCCGATTGGTTCACCCTTGATAACCCTGAGCAGGTGTCCGGGTTCTTTAAAATTAAAGACAATAATGGGGATCTTGTTTTCACGGCACAGGGCAATGGCACTCAAATCCATGACTTTTAAATTCTGTTCGATGGCTTCTTCATAGCTAAGGCTTGTATAACGGACGGCATCGGCATGGGTAACAGGATCTTTATCATAGACACCGTCAACTTTAGTCCCTTTAAGAAGCGCATCCACATTCATCTCGGCGGCACGAAGCGCTGCAGCTGAATCTGTAGTAAAAAAGGGATTTCCTGTTCCCGCGGCAAAAATCAGTACCCGGCCTTTTTCCAGGTGTCGCATGGCCCTTCTTCGGATAAACGGCTCGGCAACCTGTGTGATACTGATTGCCGTTTGAACCCGGGTAGGGATGCCGGATTTCTCCAGGGCGTCCTGTATCGCCAGGGCGTTGATCACGGTTCCCAGCATTCCCATGTAATCGCCGGTGACTCTTTCGATATTCCGGGTGTTGGCACCGCCTCTGAAGATATTTCCGCCACCGATAACCAGGCAGACCTCGAGGCCCTGATCAACGACTGATTTAATCTCTCTGGCAAAATAGGAAACAACGGAGGGATCGATTCCCGTCCCGTTTTCACCGGCCAGGATCTCTCCGCTCAGTTTTAATAAAATCCGTTGGTAAGGAAGGTCTGACACAACAGACTCCTATGCTTATGTGGGATGAATTAGTTGTTCTCTCCCAAAACAAACCGTGAGAAACGGGCGATCTGAATATTTTCACCCAGTTTGCCAATGGTCTCTTTCAGGTATGTCTCAACATTTTTTTCAGGATCTTTAAAAAAAGGCTGTTCCAGAAGGACATTTTCTTTATAGAATTTTTCCAGTTTGCCGGTTACGATTTTTTCGGCGATATGTTCGGGTTTTCCCTCATTGATAACCTGTTCTTTGTAAATGGCCTTTTCCCGTTCAATGATTGCAGGATCCACATCTTCACGGGTGACTGCCAGGGGAGCGGAAGCAGCAATCTGCATAGCCACATCTTTGACAAAATTCTGAAAATCCGGTGTATTTGCCACAAAATCGGTTTCGCAATTGACTTCGACCAGCGTTCCCAGTTTGCTTCCCTGATGAATATAGGCATGTATTAACCCTTCGTTTACAGCACGGGATGCTTTCTTCTCAGCTTTGGCAATTCCCTGGGCACGAAGGTAATCAACGGCTTTATCCAAATCGCCGTCTGTTTTATTTAAGGCTTTTTTACAGTCCATCATTCCGGCACCGGTTTTATCCCGGAGCTCTTTTACCATTGCGGCTGTTATGGTCATATTCCTGACTCCTTTTTATTCAACCTCTTCCACGTCTGCTACAGTTTCTTTTTCTTCTGTTGCTTTAACTGTTTCCTGAGGTTTTTCTTTTGGGGCTGTTTCAATTTTTTCTTCTGTTTTTTCTTCAACTTTCTCTTTTTTGCCGCTTTTCCCTTCCAGGGCGGCATCGGCCAGTCGGCGGGTGATCAGCTGAATGGTCCGGATGGAATCATCATTGGCCGGGATGGGATAGTCTATCACCGACGGGTCGGCATTGGTATCCAGCAGGGCAATGATGGGGATATCCAGTTTCCGGGCTTCTGCTACGGCAATCTTTTCATGGACTGTATCCACAATGAAAAGAGCATCGGGGAGTTTTTTCATATCCTTGATTCCCCGGTGCAGGGATTCCAGCTTTTCCTTTTCCCGCATCAGTCCCAAAATCTCTTTCTTTGTCAGATTGGCCCAAGCATCATCACTTTCACTGTCCCTTTGCAACTGCATCATCCGTCGGATAGACCGCTTGATGGTTACAAAATTGGTCAGGGTTCCGCCAAGCCAGCGTTCGGTGATGTAATGATTTTTGCTGCGGATGGCTTCATCTTCTATCACTGACCGGGCCTGTTTCTTGGTCCCCACAAAGAGAATTTCTCCTCCCTGACGGGAAAGGTCGCTCACAAATTCAGCCGCTTCTTCCATGGCCTGAATGGTTTTTTTCAAATCAATAATATGAATCCCGTTTTTCTCCATAAAGATATAATCCTTCATGGCGGGATTCCATTTTGAAGCCAGGTGACCGAAATGAGCACCGGTTCCTAATAATGTTTCAATGGTAATTGTATTCATGAGATCTCCAAAAATCCGTTAACGTTTCGA
This window of the Candidatus Neomarinimicrobiota bacterium genome carries:
- the pyrH gene encoding UMP kinase, with amino-acid sequence MSDLPYQRILLKLSGEILAGENGTGIDPSVVSYFAREIKSVVDQGLEVCLVIGGGNIFRGGANTRNIERVTGDYMGMLGTVINALAIQDALEKSGIPTRVQTAISITQVAEPFIRRRAMRHLEKGRVLIFAAGTGNPFFTTDSAAALRAAEMNVDALLKGTKVDGVYDKDPVTHADAVRYTSLSYEEAIEQNLKVMDLSAIALCRENKIPIIVFNFKEPGHLLRVIKGEPIGTILGG
- the tsf gene encoding translation elongation factor Ts: MTITAAMVKELRDKTGAGMMDCKKALNKTDGDLDKAVDYLRAQGIAKAEKKASRAVNEGLIHAYIHQGSKLGTLVEVNCETDFVANTPDFQNFVKDVAMQIAASAPLAVTREDVDPAIIEREKAIYKEQVINEGKPEHIAEKIVTGKLEKFYKENVLLEQPFFKDPEKNVETYLKETIGKLGENIQIARFSRFVLGENN
- the rpsB gene encoding 30S ribosomal protein S2, with the translated sequence MNTITIETLLGTGAHFGHLASKWNPAMKDYIFMEKNGIHIIDLKKTIQAMEEAAEFVSDLSRQGGEILFVGTKKQARSVIEDEAIRSKNHYITERWLGGTLTNFVTIKRSIRRMMQLQRDSESDDAWANLTKKEILGLMREKEKLESLHRGIKDMKKLPDALFIVDTVHEKIAVAEARKLDIPIIALLDTNADPSVIDYPIPANDDSIRTIQLITRRLADAALEGKSGKKEKVEEKTEEKIETAPKEKPQETVKATEEKETVADVEEVE